The nucleotide sequence GCACCGGCGACGGCGTCGACCTCAACCGCAACTTCGGCTACAAGTGGGGCTACGACGACGAGGGTTCGTCCCCCAACCCCGCGAGCGAGACCTACCGCGGCCCGAGCGCGGGCTCCGAGCCCGAGACGCGGGCGCTGGACGCGCTGGAGAAGCGCGTCGGGTTCGCGTACGGCATCAACTACCACTCCGCCGCCGAGCTCCTCCTCTACGGCGTGGGCTGGCAGGTCGCCACCGACACCCCCGACGACGTCCTCTACAAGGCGCTGGCCGGAACGCCCGACAATCCGGCGATCCCCGGTTACCGTTCCCAGGTCTCCTCGGAGCTGTACACCACCAACGGCGAGGCCGACGGACAGGCCGCCAACGTCAACGGCATGGCGATGTTCACCCCCGAGATGTCCACCTGCGAGAGCGCCGCGGAGTCCGACCCGGACGACTCCTGGAACCCCGACGACTGCCGCTCGGTCTTCACCTTCCCGGACGACGAGAAGCTGATCCAGCGGGAGTTCGAGAAGAACGTGCCGTTCGCGCTGTCCGTGGCCGAGACCGCCGCCCACCCCGACCGGCCCGTCTCCTCGGTCGGTCTGAGCGCCCCCGACTTCACCCCGGCCGCCTTCACCACCTCCTACGCGCGGGGTACCGGGCAGCAGGTCTCCGTCGTCGCCCGCAAGGCGGTCCGGGACAAGCGGCTGGTGTACCGCGTCAACGGCGGACGCCCGCACGAGCGGACCCTGCGCCCCTGGAAGGGCGGCGAGAACTACGGCGGCGACGACAACCTCCACTTCGACCAGTACCGCGCCGAGGTGCCCGGCGGCAGGCCCGGCGACCGGGTCGAGGTGTGGTCCACCGGAACCGGCCGCGACGGACGCGGGACGGCCGGCCCGCACTTCACCTACACCGTCGCCGACCGTGCCGCCGCCGACACCCTCGTCGTCGCCGAGGAGGGCGCGCCCGCGACCCGGGCCCGCGCCTACGCCGACGCCCTGAAGGCTGCCGGACGAAGGCCCCTGGTGTGGGACACCGCCCGGCGCGGCGCCCCCGACGCCCTCGGCGTACTCGGCCACTTCCGCACCGTCGTGCACTACTCCGGCCCCGACGGCCCCGGCAACGCCACCCAGCTCCAGCTCCGCGCGTACCTCAACGAGGGCGGCAGGCTGATCGAGGCCGGCGAGCAGGCCGGAGGCGACGTGGACCTCGGCGGCGGCAACCTCTCCGACGACTTCAGCCAGTACTACCTGGGCGCCTACAGCCGGACCTCCACCACGGGCGTCACCGGCGTCACCGGCACCGGCGCGCTGAACGGCGCCACGGCCGCGCTCGGGGACGCGCCCGGCGACCCGCTCGACGCGGCCGGTGCCTACGGGGTCACCTCGGACGAGCTGCCCGCCGACCGGTACCCGCGGTTCCGCAGCGCGGGCGCGGGCCGCTTCGCCGGTGCCGTCAACCCGTACGGGCCGTACGCGGGCTCGTACATGGCCGCCGCCGTGCACACCGACGACTCCTACAAGCGCCTCACCCGCACCGTCGACCTCACCGGTGTCACCGCCGCCGACCGGCCCGCGTTCGGCACCCGGCTGCTGTGGGACACCGAGCGCGGCTACGACCACGCGGTGGTGGAGGTCCACACCGTGGGCGCCGAGGACTGGACGACCCTGCCGGAGGCGGGCGGTGCCACCACCGACGCCGTGCCCGCCGAGTGCGGGGCCGGGTTCCTGGTCGAGGAGCACCCCTGGCTCCGGCACTACCTGACGCTGTCGGGCAACTCCTGCGCGGCCACCGGCACCACGGGCCGCTGGCACAGCCTCACCGGCCGGTCGGCGGGCTGGCAGCGGGTGGACTTCGACCTGAGCGCCTACGCGGGCAGGACGGTCGAGGTGTCCCTCTCCTACATCACCGACCCCGGAACCGGCGGCCACGGCGTACTCGCCGACGACGCCTCGCTCGTCACCGGCGGCACCGCGAAGGAGACGGAAGGGTTCGAGACCTCCCTCGGCCCCTGGCGCGCCGCCGGACCCCCGGCCGGCAGCCCCGCGGTGCTGAAGGACTGGACCCGGACCGGGGCCCTCTTCCAGACCTACGGAGCCGTCACCACCGACGACACCGTGCTGCTCGGATTCGGCCTGGATCAGGTGGTGTCGGGGTCCGAGCGGACCGCCCTCGTCCGCAAGGCGCTGGCCGCGCTCGACAGGTGAGCGAGACCCCCTCTCAACGGTGCGCGCGGCGGCCCCGCATCAGGTGAGCCAACCCGCTCACGAACGAGTGAAAAGCGCGTCGGCGGTGCCCGTCATTCCATGACAAATAGGAGTGAATCCACCGCCGTTCCGGGGCGGTCCGTACCCTACTGACGGGTACGGAACGCCTGCCCGTGTATGCGCCATCTCGATGTCACCCCAGGGGCTGCGGAGGGGTAGGGTCGTGGGTGGTCGGGGACATCCCAAATACAGCTCGCCGGCACCGCATAGCCGGCGTACCAACGAGGAGATCGGTTCGTGACGATCCGCGTAGGCATCAACGGCTTCGGCCGCATCGGGCGTAACTACTTCCGCGCTCTGCTGGAGCAGGGTGCGGACATCGAGGTTGTGGCTGTCAACGACCTGGGTGACACCGCGACCACGGCGCACCTGCTCAAGTACGACACGATCCTGGGCCGCCTCAAGGCCGAGGTCACCCACACCGCCGACACCATCACGGTCGACGGCCACACCATCAAGGTGCTCTCCGAGCGCAACCCCGCCGACATCCCGTGGGGCGAGCTGGGCGTCGACATCGTCATCGAGTCGACCGGCATCTTCACCAAGCGTGACGACGCCGCCAAGCACCTGGCCGGCGGCGCCAAGAAGGTCCTCATCTCGGCTCCGGCCAAGGATGAGGACATCACCATCGTGATGGGCGTCAACCAGGACAAGTACGACCCGGCGAAGGACCACGTCATCTCCAACGCCTCGTGCACCACCAACTGTGTGGCGCCGATGGCGAAGGTCCTGGACGAGAACTTCGGCATCGTCAGCGGTCTGATGACCACGGTGCACGCGTACACCAACGACCAGCGCATCCTTGACTTCCCGCACAAGGACCTGCGTCGTGCCCGCGCCGCCGCCGAGAACATCATCCCGACCACGACCGGTGCCGCCAAGGCCACCGCGCTGGTCCTGCCGCAGCTCAAGGGCAAGCTGGACGGCATCGCCATGCGCGTCCCGGTCCCGACCGGCTCGGCCACCGACCTGGTCGTGGAGCTGCAGCGCGAGGTCACCAAGGACGAGGTCAACGCCGCGTTCAAGAAGGCCTCCGAGGACGGCTCCCTGAAGGGCTTCCTGTCCTACACCGAGGACGAGATCGTGTCCTCCGACATCGTCGGCGACCCGGCCTCCTGCACCTTCGACTCGTCCCTGACCATGGTCCAGGACGGCAACACGGTGAAGATCCTCGGCTGGTACGACAACGAGTGGGGCTACTCCAACCGCCTCGTGGACCTGACGGTCTTCGTCGGCGAGCAGCTCTGATCCACCGGATCGGACACAGCAGGACCTTGAAGTGAGAGCAGGGCTCGGGCAGCGCACGGCCGCGCTGTCCGGGCCCTGTCTCACGCACGGACCACGCCCTCTTACGATCAGGGGCACCACGAGCCCTCTCCAGGAGTCCACTCAATGAAGACGATCGACGAACTTCTCGCCGACGGCGTGAGCGGCAGGCGGGTCTTCGTCCGCGCCGACCTCAACGTGCCGCTGGCCGACGGGACCATCACCGACGACGGCCGCATCCGTGCCGTCGTGCCCACCATCAAGGCCCTCGCGGACGCGGGCGCCGAGGTGGTCGTCGCCTCCCACCTGGGCCGTCCCAAGGGCGCCCCGGACCCGGCCTTCTCGCTGCTGCCCGTCGCCGAGCGCCTCGCCGAACTCCTCGGTACGCCGGTCGCCTTCGCCGAGGACACCGTCGGCCCCGCCGCCCACGCGGCCGTCGACGGCCTGGAGCCCGGCCAGGTCGCGGTCATCGAGAACCTGCGCTTCAACCCCGGCGAGACCTCCAAGGACGACACCGAGCGCGGCGAGTTCGCCGACCGGCTGGCCGCCCTCGCCGACGTGTACGTGGGTGACGGCTTCGGCGCCGTGCACCGGGGGCACGCCTCCGTCTACGACCTCCCGGCCCGGCTGCCGCACTACGCCGGCTACCTGATCGCGCGCGAGGTCGGCGTCCTGAAGAAGCTCACCGACGACGTCAAGCGCCCCTACGTCGTCGTGCTCGGCGGTGCCAAGGTCTCCGACAAGCTCGCCGTCATCGACGAGCTGCTCGGCAAGGCCGACCGCCTGCTCATCGGCGGCGGCATGGCCTACACCTTCCTCAAGGCGCAGGGCCACGAGGTCGGCATCTCCCTCCTCCAGGAGGACCAGATCCCGGTCGTCAAGGAGTACATGGAGCGCGCCGAGAAGAGCGGCGTGGAGCTGGTCCTGCCCGTCGACGTCCTGGTCTCCCCGGAGTTCCCGGACCTGAAGACCAAGGCCCCCTCCCGGCACACCGTGGTCGACGCGGACAAGATCCCCGCCGACCAGGAGGGTCTCGACATCGGCCCGAAGACCCGCGAGCTGTACGCCTCGAAGCTCGCCGACGCCGAGACCGTCTTCTGGAACGGTCCGATGGGCGTCTTCGAGCACCCCGACTACGCCGAGGGCACCAAGGCGGTCGCCCAGGCCCTGGTCGACTCCGACGGCTTCACCGTCGTCGGCGGCGGCGACTCCGCCGCCGCGGTGCGTACGCTCGGTTTCGACGAGAACGCATTCGGCCACATCTCGACCGGCGGCGGCGCCTCCCTCGAATATCTCGAGGGCAAGACGCTCCCCGGCCTCGCCGCACTGGAGGACTGACCCCGCATGACCACTCGCACGCCGATCATGGCGGGCAACTGGAAGATGAACCTCAACCACCTCGAGGCCATCGCGCACGTCCAGAAGCTCGCCTTCGCCCTGGCCGACAAGGACTACGACGCCGTCGAGGTCGCCGTCCTGCCGCCCTTCACCGACCTGCGGTCCGTGCAGACCCTGGTCGACGGCGACAAGCTCAAGATCAAGTACGGCGCCCAGGACATCTCCCAGCACGACTCCGGTGCCTACACCGGCGAGATCTCCGGCCCGATGCTGGCCAAGCTGAAGTGCGCCTACGTGCTCGCCGGCCACTCCGAGCGCCGTCAGTACCACCACGAGACCGACGACGTGGTCAACGCCAAGGTCAAGGCCGCCTTCAAGAACGGCATCACCCCGATCCTGTGCGTCGGCGAGGAGCTGGACGTCCGCGAGGCCGGGAACCACGTCGACCACACCCTCGCCCAGGTCGAGGGCGGTCTGAAGGACGTCCCGGCCGAGCAGGCCGAGACCGTCGTGATCGCCTACGAGCCCGTGTGGGCCATCGGCACCGGCAAGGTCTGCGGTTCCGAGGACGCGCAGGAGGTCTGCGGCGCGATCCGGGGCAAGCTCGCGGAGCTGTACTCAGGGGACGTCGCCGACAAGATCCGCATCCAGTACGGCGGCTCGGTGAAGTCCGGCAACGTCGCCGAGATCATGGCCAAGCCGGACATCGACGGCGCCCTGGTGGGCGGCGCGTCGCTGGACACCGACGAGTTCGTCAAGATCGTGCGGTTCCGCGATCAGTGATGACGGCCGCGAGTAGGCGGTAGCGGCGATACGTCGTACTCTTGCGGGGGCATGGCCTGGTGTCGTGCCCCCGTCGTCCGTTTCCGAATCCGTCCATCCGAATCCGAGGAAGTTGGTCCAGCCGTGGTTTTGGGGTTCTCGATCGCCCTGATCGTCTTCAGCCTGCTGCTGATGCTGCTGGTGCTGATGCACAAGGGGAAGGGCGGCGGCCTCTCCGACATGTTCGGTGGTGGCATGCAGTCCTCCGTGGGCGGCTCCTCGGTCGCCGAGCGCAACCTCGACCGCATCACGGTCGTGATCGCCGTGCTCTGGTTCGCCTCCATCATCGTGCTCGGCCTGCTCATGAAGTCGAGCGGCTGACCGGTACCGAGGCCGGGGCGCGCGTACAGCCGCGGTGCCCCGCACGTCCCACAAGTACATAGATTCCACACGTAAGGCCCCATGTTCGGTACGCGCTCACGAGCGCGGCCTATCATGGGGCTTGCGTCTGGTCGGGGGCGTTACCTCCCATCACTGGACGTGCGTTGGGCCTTACGTAGACTGAGGCGCTCGCGGCGAAGCGATAGGCCGACCTGCTTCGCGGCACCATCACGCAGGGAGTTACGACCGTGGCAAGTGGCAACGCGATCCGGGGAAGCCGGGTCGGTGCGGGGCCGATGGGCGAGGCCGAGCGCGGCGAGTCCGCACCGCGTCTGCGCATCTCCTTCTGGTGCTCCAACGGGCACGAGACCCAGCCGAGCTTCGCCAGCGACGCGCAGGTCCCCGACACCTGGGACTGCCCGCGCTGCGGCTTCCCGGCCGGTCAGGACCGGGACAACCCGCCGGACCCGCCGCGCACCGAGCCCTACAAGACGCACCTCGCCTATGTGCGTGAGCGGCGCAGCGACGCGGACGGCGAGGCGATCCTCGCCGAGGCGCTCGCCAAACTGCGGGGCGAGATCTAGGAATTGACACCGGCCGGGACCCCAGAGGGGATGCCCGGCCGGAGCTGTCCCGTCCCCTGTCCGGCCCTCGTTGTCAGTGGTGCCCCCTACCGTGGGTGAGGTCACTGCGACTCAGGGGGAACGGACATGACGACGGCTCAGGCGGCTCAGGCGGTGCCGACGACGCCCGCCTGGCGCGGGGGGTTCGGACGGCTGTGGACGGCCGCCGTCCTCTCCCGCTTCGGCGACGCGCTGCGCACGGCCGCGCTGCCCCTGCTCGCCGTGCGGCTCACCGATGACCCGCTCGCCGTCGCCGCGGTGACCGCCTGCGGCTATGTGCCCTGGCTGCTGTTCGGACTGCTGGGCGGAGCCCTGGCCGACCGTGTGGACCAACGGCGCGCCATGTGGGCCGTGGACGTGGCGCGCGGGCTGCTCGTCGCCGCCTTCGCCCTCGCGGTGGCCCTCGGACATGCCTCGATCCCGCTGCTGATCGCGCTCGCCTTCTCCCTCACCGCACTCCAGACCCTGTTCGACAACGCCGCCACCGCCCTGCTGCCCTCCGTGGTCCGCCCGGAGTCCCTGGGCAGTGCCAACGCCCGCCTGATGACCGGTCAGCAAGTCGCCGGGGGCCTGCTCGGCGGCCCCCTAGTGCCGCTGCTGCTGACGGCCGGGGCCTTCCTTCCCTACGCGGCCGACGCCGTCACCTACCTCCTGGGCGCCGCCCTCGTGGCCTCCCTGCGCGTCGAGACGCCGTCACGCGAACCGCGCCCGGCCGGTGCCACCTTGCGCGCCGACATAGGAGATGGCCTGCGCGCCCTGTGGCGGGACCGGGTGCTCCGCGCCGTCTGCGGGGCAACCCTGCTGTGCAACATCGGCATGGGCGCCCTGATCGCCACCCTCGTCCTGCACGTCACCGGCTGGCTGCACGCGGGCACCACCGGATACGCGGCGGCCATGACCGCCTACTCGGTCGGCAGCATCGCCGGCGGCTTCCTGGCCCAGCGTGCGGCGCGCCGCCTCGGCCGGGTACGGGCCCTGCTGCTGGGCGGCACGGTGCAGACCGGCGCGCTGCTCCTGATGGGCTCCGTGCGGGAGTTGACGGCGCTGGTCGCCGGGATGCTGCTGCTCGGCGCGATGGGCATGGTGTGGAACGTCAACCAGGTGACGCTGATGCAGCAGCGGGCCCCCGCCGCCATGACCGGCCGCGTCTCGGCCGCCTTCCGCACCGCCTCGACCGCCGGTGCCCCGCTCGGCGCCCTGCTGGGCGGCATCGCCGCCCGCACCCTCGGCCTCGGCGCGCCCGCCCTGCTCACGGCCGCGCTCTTCGCACTGGCGGTGCTCTCGCTGATACCGGCGCGCGCGGCGGACGTATCCAAGGACGCGGCCCAGGACGGTGTCACCACCGGTCCGGGTCCGGGGTGATCAATTAGGTTGGTCCCGCCGCGGCGGGCACACGTGGCAGGACAGGCGCAGCAGGAGAGGAAGGCGGAAGCCGGAGATGAACGCAGAAGGCCGTACAGCACTCAACCGGACGCCCGAGTGGGCCGCTCTCGAGGGGCACCGCGAGGGATTCGGCGGAACGAGCCTGCGGGAGCTCTTCGCCGCCGACCCCGAGCGCGGGCGGACGTACACGGTCCAGGTCGGGGACCTCTACATCGACTACAGCAAGCAGCTCGTGGACGACGAGGCGCTGCGACTGCTGCGTGAACTGGCCGTCGCCACGGATGTGTTCGGTCAGCGGGATGCGATGTTCCGTGGTGACCGGATCAACTCGACCGAGGACCGGGCCGTGCTGCACACCGCGCTGCGTGCCCCGCGGGATGCGGTGGTGGAGGTCGACGGGGAGAACGTCGTCCCCGCCGTGCACGCGGTGCTGGACAAGATGGCCGGTTTCGCCGA is from Streptomyces seoulensis and encodes:
- a CDS encoding MFS transporter is translated as MTTAQAAQAVPTTPAWRGGFGRLWTAAVLSRFGDALRTAALPLLAVRLTDDPLAVAAVTACGYVPWLLFGLLGGALADRVDQRRAMWAVDVARGLLVAAFALAVALGHASIPLLIALAFSLTALQTLFDNAATALLPSVVRPESLGSANARLMTGQQVAGGLLGGPLVPLLLTAGAFLPYAADAVTYLLGAALVASLRVETPSREPRPAGATLRADIGDGLRALWRDRVLRAVCGATLLCNIGMGALIATLVLHVTGWLHAGTTGYAAAMTAYSVGSIAGGFLAQRAARRLGRVRALLLGGTVQTGALLLMGSVRELTALVAGMLLLGAMGMVWNVNQVTLMQQRAPAAMTGRVSAAFRTASTAGAPLGALLGGIAARTLGLGAPALLTAALFALAVLSLIPARAADVSKDAAQDGVTTGPGPG
- the gap gene encoding type I glyceraldehyde-3-phosphate dehydrogenase, with the protein product MTIRVGINGFGRIGRNYFRALLEQGADIEVVAVNDLGDTATTAHLLKYDTILGRLKAEVTHTADTITVDGHTIKVLSERNPADIPWGELGVDIVIESTGIFTKRDDAAKHLAGGAKKVLISAPAKDEDITIVMGVNQDKYDPAKDHVISNASCTTNCVAPMAKVLDENFGIVSGLMTTVHAYTNDQRILDFPHKDLRRARAAAENIIPTTTGAAKATALVLPQLKGKLDGIAMRVPVPTGSATDLVVELQREVTKDEVNAAFKKASEDGSLKGFLSYTEDEIVSSDIVGDPASCTFDSSLTMVQDGNTVKILGWYDNEWGYSNRLVDLTVFVGEQL
- the tpiA gene encoding triose-phosphate isomerase, giving the protein MTTRTPIMAGNWKMNLNHLEAIAHVQKLAFALADKDYDAVEVAVLPPFTDLRSVQTLVDGDKLKIKYGAQDISQHDSGAYTGEISGPMLAKLKCAYVLAGHSERRQYHHETDDVVNAKVKAAFKNGITPILCVGEELDVREAGNHVDHTLAQVEGGLKDVPAEQAETVVIAYEPVWAIGTGKVCGSEDAQEVCGAIRGKLAELYSGDVADKIRIQYGGSVKSGNVAEIMAKPDIDGALVGGASLDTDEFVKIVRFRDQ
- the secG gene encoding preprotein translocase subunit SecG, with the protein product MVLGFSIALIVFSLLLMLLVLMHKGKGGGLSDMFGGGMQSSVGGSSVAERNLDRITVVIAVLWFASIIVLGLLMKSSG
- a CDS encoding RNA polymerase-binding protein RbpA encodes the protein MASGNAIRGSRVGAGPMGEAERGESAPRLRISFWCSNGHETQPSFASDAQVPDTWDCPRCGFPAGQDRDNPPDPPRTEPYKTHLAYVRERRSDADGEAILAEALAKLRGEI
- a CDS encoding M14 family metallopeptidase, whose protein sequence is MRHGARPGARAVLAVGALLAGAACLTPVAQARDATPAAGGDEVKVFRAEVTRAQVPLLLRAGQDAHELGERVAARGRTAVEVYLTDRQARRLGEQGVRLTESTLPTGAEKRVRAAAQGVFRPYSGSGGLREELVRTARENPGLAKVESIGRTVGGQDILALKVTRNARTSKDGSRPAVLYMSNQHAREWITPEMTRRLMHHYLDNYRSDRRIRKLVDTTELWFVLSANPDGYDYTFKDSGTRLWRKNLRDVNGDGVIGTGDGVDLNRNFGYKWGYDDEGSSPNPASETYRGPSAGSEPETRALDALEKRVGFAYGINYHSAAELLLYGVGWQVATDTPDDVLYKALAGTPDNPAIPGYRSQVSSELYTTNGEADGQAANVNGMAMFTPEMSTCESAAESDPDDSWNPDDCRSVFTFPDDEKLIQREFEKNVPFALSVAETAAHPDRPVSSVGLSAPDFTPAAFTTSYARGTGQQVSVVARKAVRDKRLVYRVNGGRPHERTLRPWKGGENYGGDDNLHFDQYRAEVPGGRPGDRVEVWSTGTGRDGRGTAGPHFTYTVADRAAADTLVVAEEGAPATRARAYADALKAAGRRPLVWDTARRGAPDALGVLGHFRTVVHYSGPDGPGNATQLQLRAYLNEGGRLIEAGEQAGGDVDLGGGNLSDDFSQYYLGAYSRTSTTGVTGVTGTGALNGATAALGDAPGDPLDAAGAYGVTSDELPADRYPRFRSAGAGRFAGAVNPYGPYAGSYMAAAVHTDDSYKRLTRTVDLTGVTAADRPAFGTRLLWDTERGYDHAVVEVHTVGAEDWTTLPEAGGATTDAVPAECGAGFLVEEHPWLRHYLTLSGNSCAATGTTGRWHSLTGRSAGWQRVDFDLSAYAGRTVEVSLSYITDPGTGGHGVLADDASLVTGGTAKETEGFETSLGPWRAAGPPAGSPAVLKDWTRTGALFQTYGAVTTDDTVLLGFGLDQVVSGSERTALVRKALAALDR
- a CDS encoding phosphoglycerate kinase, yielding MKTIDELLADGVSGRRVFVRADLNVPLADGTITDDGRIRAVVPTIKALADAGAEVVVASHLGRPKGAPDPAFSLLPVAERLAELLGTPVAFAEDTVGPAAHAAVDGLEPGQVAVIENLRFNPGETSKDDTERGEFADRLAALADVYVGDGFGAVHRGHASVYDLPARLPHYAGYLIAREVGVLKKLTDDVKRPYVVVLGGAKVSDKLAVIDELLGKADRLLIGGGMAYTFLKAQGHEVGISLLQEDQIPVVKEYMERAEKSGVELVLPVDVLVSPEFPDLKTKAPSRHTVVDADKIPADQEGLDIGPKTRELYASKLADAETVFWNGPMGVFEHPDYAEGTKAVAQALVDSDGFTVVGGGDSAAAVRTLGFDENAFGHISTGGGASLEYLEGKTLPGLAALED